The Prunus persica cultivar Lovell chromosome G8, Prunus_persica_NCBIv2, whole genome shotgun sequence genome includes a region encoding these proteins:
- the LOC109950853 gene encoding uncharacterized protein LOC109950853, which yields MLDIAEAFKFKLLQSSPYHAQANGQAESSNKLIINIIRKMLEKNPKHWHEKLSEILWAYRTSKREATDMTPYALTYGHDAILPMEIAVQSLRIAHQHSLIGEDYSQAMLLELEGLDASRIDTLNNLLAGKQVVSRAYNKRVKNKSFEEGEIVWKAVLPLGTHIASYGKWSPTWEGPFIINQILGLGAYRLQGRDGDVHAASINGKWLKFFYPTDPGIEKEQNETVI from the coding sequence ATGCTAGATATAGCAGAAGCATTCAAATTTAAGCTACTTCAATCCAGTCCTTACCATGCTCAGGCTAATGGACaggcagaatcaagtaacaagTTGATCATCAATATTATCAGGAAAATgcttgagaaaaatccaaagcaCTGGCATGAGAAATTGTCAGAAATCCTATGGGCATATAGGACTTCAAAGAGGGAAGCAACTGACATGACCCCATATGCCCTAACTTATggccatgatgcaattctgCCTATGGAGATAGCAGTCCAATCTCTCAGAATTGCCCATCAACACAGTTTGATTGGAGAAGACTACTCTCAAGCCATGCTGCTAGAACTAGAAGGATTGGATGCAAGTAGGATTGATACCCTCAACAATCTGTTAGCAGGAAAACAGGTTGTGTCAAGGGCCTACAACAAGAGAGTGAAAAATAAGAGTtttgaagaaggagaaataGTCTGGAAAGCAGTTTTGCCCCTTGGAACACATATAGCTAGTTATGGAAAATGGTCACCTACATGGGAGGGTCCTTTcataattaaccaaatcctTGGACTGGGGGCATACAGATTACAGGGTCGAGATGGAGATGTTCACGCTGCATCAATCAATGGCAAgtggttgaaatttttttatccaACAGATCCCGGGATAGAGAAGGAACAAAATGAAACTGTCATTTAA